A genome region from Natronosalvus rutilus includes the following:
- a CDS encoding Lrp/AsnC family transcriptional regulator: MDGRQSELDETDRGILHILQTDARNNRAREIGEAVGVSASTVRNRIEALEDEGVIRGYIPKIDYERAGYQLSILFTCTASDPSEPLTEDLLEKHGVVSVRKLLAGRENYHIRVVGTDTKDVSNIANAIRECGLEIVRSDVLDDEYVQPFDHFGKDVPSGEG; encoded by the coding sequence ATGGATGGACGACAGTCAGAACTCGACGAGACCGACCGGGGGATCCTTCACATACTACAGACGGACGCCCGGAACAACAGAGCCAGGGAGATCGGGGAAGCCGTGGGCGTCTCCGCGAGCACCGTCCGGAATCGAATCGAAGCACTCGAGGACGAGGGCGTGATCAGGGGATACATTCCGAAGATCGACTACGAGCGAGCGGGCTACCAGCTGTCGATTCTCTTCACCTGCACCGCCAGTGATCCGTCCGAACCCCTCACCGAGGACTTGCTGGAGAAACACGGCGTCGTCTCCGTCCGGAAGCTACTCGCCGGGCGGGAGAACTACCACATCAGAGTCGTCGGCACGGACACGAAGGACGTGTCGAACATCGCGAACGCCATTCGCGAGTGCGGCCTCGAGATCGTTCGATCGGACGTGCTCGACGACGAGTACGTCCAGCCGTTCGATCACTTCGGCAAGGACGTCCCCTCGGGAGAGGGGTGA
- a CDS encoding HalOD1 output domain-containing protein, whose product METASPTRSVSSSSPVMAVVELVADREGTDPIELQPPLYDVIDPEALNALFAPTSRGRPRESGQVSFEYLGYDVTVRGDGDVSVRNNTER is encoded by the coding sequence ATGGAAACCGCTTCACCCACGCGATCAGTCTCCTCCAGCTCGCCCGTCATGGCCGTCGTCGAACTCGTCGCCGACCGAGAAGGAACGGATCCGATAGAGCTACAGCCGCCGCTTTACGACGTGATCGACCCCGAGGCGCTAAACGCGCTCTTCGCGCCGACCAGTCGCGGGCGACCGCGCGAATCCGGCCAGGTTTCGTTCGAGTACCTGGGCTACGACGTCACCGTCCGGGGGGACGGGGACGTTTCCGTGAGAAACAACACTGAACGGTAG
- the secF gene encoding protein translocase subunit SecF: MGTFAVPEIDYTRYTNRQLAAVPLAVLAFALLVLLGGYVVYGTPVELGMDFAGGTELTIETTSSEAEIEAAFSEEPESVQSVQATENQYLVQFAPTDADVQSEAESNLDPVSGNDQVVQLSAETSASFGAAAQQTALLGLGAAFVGMSVIAFVLFRTFVPSIAIVISAFSDLVIPLAFMNVLGIPLSLGTVAGLLLIVGYSVDSDILLNNHILRRSGDFYESTHRAMRTGITMTVTSMAAMLVMAVAAWALGVELLLSIGLILTVGLAADLMNTYLLNLSLLRWYKFEGVAR, from the coding sequence ATGGGGACTTTCGCGGTACCGGAGATCGATTACACCCGGTACACCAACCGCCAGCTGGCGGCGGTTCCACTCGCCGTCCTTGCCTTCGCGTTGCTCGTTCTCCTCGGCGGCTACGTCGTCTACGGCACGCCGGTCGAACTGGGCATGGACTTCGCCGGCGGAACCGAGTTGACGATCGAGACGACGAGTTCCGAAGCGGAGATCGAGGCCGCCTTCAGCGAGGAGCCCGAGTCGGTGCAGTCGGTCCAGGCCACCGAGAACCAGTACCTCGTCCAATTCGCGCCGACCGACGCGGACGTACAGTCGGAGGCAGAGTCGAACCTCGATCCCGTCTCCGGCAACGACCAGGTCGTCCAGCTCTCGGCAGAGACGTCGGCGAGTTTCGGGGCGGCCGCCCAGCAGACGGCGCTACTCGGCCTCGGGGCCGCGTTCGTCGGGATGAGCGTCATCGCGTTCGTCCTCTTCCGGACGTTCGTTCCCTCCATCGCCATCGTCATCTCGGCGTTTTCCGACCTCGTGATCCCCCTCGCGTTCATGAACGTCCTCGGGATTCCGCTCTCGCTCGGGACCGTCGCCGGACTCCTGTTGATCGTCGGGTACTCCGTCGACTCGGACATCCTGCTGAACAACCACATCCTCAGGCGCAGCGGTGACTTCTACGAGAGTACCCACCGGGCGATGCGCACCGGGATCACCATGACCGTCACGTCGATGGCAGCGATGTTGGTCATGGCCGTCGCCGCGTGGGCGCTCGGCGTCGAACTCCTGCTCTCGATCGGCCTGATCCTCACCGTCGGACTGGCGGCCGACCTGATGAACACCTACCTGCTGAACCTCAGCCTGCTTCGGTGGTACAAGTTCGAGGGGGTGGCCCGATGA
- a CDS encoding preprotein translocase subunit SecD: MSAIGSIKANWRVLLLVVFLTVALVALFLPGGVMGGEETYPTNESDSSMHNLEFGLGLDGGTKISAPVVGMHVSEVSVDAEGTQLDRRGQEIQATVSEELDLETGDALVRTDHQNGEVSVEVFTGNVSEAEFAAALQEAGIDVAEEDVEQGVTQATRDDIQTTIQLRINEAGLSGSQVSQAEMDGTYYIVTEAPAMTTEELQSLLEYRGIVEIVMHYPDGEGGQQNETALVQQDFGSIGTASYNGEEGYDYVPVTVNPGPAEEYQQAMVENGFTQNPSSCNYGNPEARGSNYCLLTVVDGEVIDAHSVAPTLASSMERGEWANGGQFQMITPSQQEAQTLSINLRAGELRAPLDFDRAQTYMISPALAEQFKNYSLLIGILAVLTVSGVVYVRYGDRRVALPMIVTALSEVVILLGVAALLRMPLDLSHVAGFIAVVGTGVDDLVIIADEVLDEGDVNSRRVFESRFRKAFWVIGAAAATTIIAMSPLAVLSLGDLRGFAIITILGVLVGVLITRPAYGDILRRLLTDK, encoded by the coding sequence ATGAGCGCCATCGGGTCGATCAAGGCGAACTGGCGCGTCCTGCTCCTGGTCGTCTTCCTCACCGTCGCGCTCGTCGCGCTCTTCCTTCCCGGTGGCGTCATGGGCGGTGAGGAGACGTACCCGACCAACGAGTCCGACTCGAGCATGCACAACCTCGAGTTCGGGCTCGGCCTCGACGGCGGGACGAAGATCAGCGCCCCAGTCGTGGGGATGCACGTCTCGGAGGTGAGCGTCGACGCCGAAGGAACCCAGCTAGATCGACGCGGCCAGGAGATCCAGGCCACAGTCTCGGAGGAACTCGACCTCGAGACCGGCGACGCCCTCGTCCGGACGGACCACCAGAACGGCGAGGTCAGCGTCGAAGTCTTCACCGGGAACGTCTCGGAAGCGGAGTTCGCCGCGGCGCTCCAGGAAGCCGGCATCGACGTCGCCGAGGAGGACGTCGAACAGGGCGTCACCCAGGCGACCCGCGACGACATCCAGACGACGATCCAGTTGCGGATCAACGAGGCCGGTCTCTCGGGCAGCCAGGTCTCCCAGGCCGAGATGGACGGCACCTACTACATCGTGACCGAGGCACCCGCGATGACCACCGAGGAGCTTCAATCCCTGCTCGAGTACCGCGGAATCGTCGAGATCGTGATGCACTACCCCGATGGCGAGGGCGGCCAGCAAAACGAGACGGCGCTCGTCCAGCAGGACTTCGGGAGCATCGGGACGGCCTCCTACAACGGTGAGGAAGGATACGACTACGTCCCCGTCACGGTCAACCCCGGCCCCGCCGAGGAGTACCAGCAGGCGATGGTCGAGAACGGGTTCACCCAGAATCCTAGCAGTTGTAACTACGGGAACCCCGAGGCCAGAGGGTCGAACTACTGTCTCTTGACCGTGGTCGACGGGGAAGTCATCGACGCCCACAGCGTCGCCCCGACACTCGCCTCGAGCATGGAACGCGGCGAGTGGGCCAACGGCGGCCAGTTCCAGATGATCACGCCCAGCCAGCAGGAGGCCCAGACGCTCTCGATCAACCTCCGCGCCGGCGAACTGCGCGCGCCCCTCGACTTCGACCGGGCCCAGACGTACATGATCAGTCCCGCGCTGGCCGAGCAGTTCAAGAACTACTCGCTGCTGATCGGAATCCTGGCCGTGCTCACCGTCAGCGGCGTCGTCTACGTGCGCTACGGCGACCGACGCGTCGCCCTCCCGATGATCGTCACCGCCCTCTCGGAGGTCGTCATCCTCCTCGGCGTCGCCGCCCTCCTGCGGATGCCACTCGACCTCTCACACGTCGCCGGGTTCATCGCCGTCGTCGGGACCGGGGTGGACGACCTGGTCATCATCGCCGACGAGGTGTTAGACGAAGGTGACGTCAACTCGAGGCGCGTCTTCGAGTCCCGGTTCCGGAAGGCGTTCTGGGTCATCGGCGCTGCGGCGGCAACGACGATCATCGCCATGTCGCCGCTGGCCGTGCTCAGCCTGGGTGACCTCCGCGGATTCGCCATCATCACGATCCTGGGCGTGCTCGTCGGGGTCCTGATCACGCGACCGGCCTACGGCGATATCCTGCGCCGGTTGCTGACCGACAAGTAG